In Phyllopteryx taeniolatus isolate TA_2022b chromosome 8, UOR_Ptae_1.2, whole genome shotgun sequence, one genomic interval encodes:
- the capn12 gene encoding calpain-12: MEASLGSFGNPIRFKDQDFQSLLEKCLKSGEMFSDQSFPAEQKSIGMPEEDDPRKAIKWKRPKDISENAVFVEGTIGTTDICQGQLGNCWLLAALSCLTMHPKLFVKVVPPNQSLSKSYAGIFHFRFWQYGEWVEVVVDDKLPVREGRLLFSYSHTRNEYWSALVEKAYAKLIGSYGSLRGGNISEGMEDFTGGIAYSLAVSSHTPRVFWRLLTAALARGSLLSCFIQANNYKEVGIVNADGLIKGHAYAITETDQVRHEADEILLLRLRNPWGFVEYLGPWSDKGKEWDDISKEEKGRLEMKRKEDGEFWISADDFCKKFDFVELCSINPDNLLEGKTLEPFSSSASSKWTINEHDGVWLKGSSAGGSRKYNRTFWKNPQYELVLTEQDQPNEEDEEDEEDGDEEEEGGAPNDSRKTEKEKIKAKKCTVLVEILQKDRRRKDKVHYIYMGFHIYKVPSELQGTCLDRNFFMKNRPVGRSGKYKAQRAVWRKVHLDLGYYVLVASTYRPNQPGEFFVRIFSKTVNSLGTQDFTCSSGYLPVMTAPVAFEDKLRVLRAFDEEAGPDDRLNPRELMKLFNSVLDKHYHLPMETCRQLIFGEDTKGRASLNRQQTEAMLSDLRHLQAIFFQFDEDSSGTMSPFELSVALQAMGMKCDGKVVQLLSERFTSGEYHLPFRDFVAGVARLRKLFALYESESSREVKERGINAWLVRFLLV, encoded by the exons ATGGAGGCGTCTTTGGGTTCTTTCGGGAACCCGATCAGGTTTAAGGATCAGGACTTTCAGAGTCTGCTGGAGAAGTGTCTCAAGTCCGGCGAGATGTTCTCTGATCAGAGCTTCCCAGCCGAGCAGAAGTCTATCGGCATGCCGGAGGAAGATGACCCCAGAAAGGCCATCAAGTGGAAAAGACCCAAG GACATCAGTGAGAATGCTGTGTTTGTAGAGGGAACCATCGGCACCACTGACATCTGCCAAGGTCAGCTAG GTAACTGCTGGCTGCTGGCGGCACTGTCCTGTCTTACCATGCACCCCAAACTCTTTGTCAAGGTGGTGCCGCCCAACCAAAGCCTGTCTAAGTCTTATGCGggcatcttccatttcagg TTCTGGCAGTATGGTGAGTGGGTGGAGGTGGTTGTGGATGACAAGCTGCCAGTGCGAGAGGGCCGTCTGCTCTTCAGCTACTCTCACACCCGCAACGAGTACTGGAGCGCCCTGGTGGAGAAGGCCTACGCCAA GTTAATCGGATCTTACGGAAGTCTGAGGGGTGGCAACATTTCGGAGGGGATGGAGGATTTCACAGGCGGTATCGCGTACTCGCTGGCCGTCTCCTCTCACACGCCTCGCGTCTTCTGGAGGTTGCTGACAGCAGCCCTCGCCCGAGGCAGCCTGCTTAGCTGCTTTATTCAG gCCAACAATTACAAGGAGGTTGGTATAGTAAATGCTGACGGGCTGATAAAGGGCCATGCCTACGCCATCACTGAAACGGAC CAGGTGAGGCATGAGGCAGATGAGATTTTGCTTCTGAGGCTGAGGAATCCATGGGGCTTTGTTGAATACCTTGGACCCTGGAGTGACAA GGGCAAAGAGTGGGATGACATTTCCAAAGAGGAGAAAGGGAGACTTGAAATGAAACGTAAGGAAGATGGAGAGTTCTG GATCAGCGCTGATGATTTTTGCAAGAAGTTTGATTTTGTGGAGCTCTGCAGTATCAACCCTGACAACCTTCTGGAGGGAAAAACACTGGAGCCCTTTAGCTCCTCAGCCTCTTCTAAATGGACCATCAATGAGCATGATGGGGTGTGGCTGAAAGGAAGCTCCGCTGGTGGAAGCCGAAAATACAACC GAACCTTTTGGAAGAACCCTCAGTATGAGCTAGTTCTCACAGAGCAGGACCAGCCGaatgaggaagatgaggaggacgaggaggacggtgatgaggaggaggaaggcggAGCCCCAAACGACAGCAGGAAGACAGAAAAGGAGAAGATTAAAGCCAAGAAGTGCACGGTGCTGGTAGAAATCCTGCAGAAAGACCGCAGGCGCAAGGACAAAGTCCACTACATCTACATGGGTTTTCACATCTACAAG GTTCCCTCTGAG CTTCAGGGTACATGTCTGGATCGCAACTTCTTCATGAAAAATCGTCCAGTTGGTCGTTCAGGGAAATATAAGGCTCAAAG GGCTGTGTGGAGGAAGGTCCACCTGGACCTGGGTTACTACGTCCTCGTGGCGTCCACCTATCGGCCCAACCAGCccggagagttctttgtccgcaTCTTCTCCAAGACTGTCAACAGTTTGGG AACTCAGGATTTTACATGCTCCTCTGGCTATCTACCG GTGATGACTGCTCCTGTTGCATTTGAGGATAAACTGAGAGTTCTGAGGGCTTTTGATGAAGAGGCTGGACCA GATGACAGGCTGAACCCCAGGGAGCTGatgaagctcttcaactcag TCCTGGACAAACATTATCACCTGCCGATGGAGACTTGCAGGCAGCTCATTTTTGGAGAAGAC ACAAAAGGACGAGCCAGTCTGAACCGTCAGCAAACAGAAGCCATGCTGTCTGATCTACGTCACCTGCAG GCCATCTTTTTCCAGTTTGATGAGGACTCTTCTGGTACCATGAGTCCTTTTGAACTCAGTGTAGCTCTGCAGGCCATGG GGATGAAGTGTGACGGCAAAGTGGTCCAGCTGCTGTCTGAGCGCTTCACATCCGGAGAGTATCACCTGCCCTTCCGTGACTTCGTAGCCGGCGTCGCCCGCCTCCGCAAGCTTTTTG CGCTGTATGAATCAGAAAGCAGCCGTGAGGTGAAAGAGAGAGGCATCAACGCT TGGCTCGTTCGGTTTCTGCTGGTGTGA